In Nanohaloarchaea archaeon SW_7_43_1, a single window of DNA contains:
- the rplJ gene encoding 50S ribosomal protein L10: MVQPTPKHLTREEKEEVVEQMEEQIEEHPVVGILDMHNLPSKQLQQIKKEMKEFANIRMERKTLMKLAVENAGKEEIDQLEENNATQPAFIFSNKDPFQLYSLIQQNKSSAAAQGGEQAPDDIEIPEGDTGIGPGPMLGKLQGAGLQVQVDDGSIHVQKPGIIVEREETITADDAEILNQVGLEPLEIGLDLDIAYSQGEIFTSKELDIDVEEYRNDLEAASSLAFNLAVNAEIVKETTAPAIVSKASRKSKNLAVSEGLPIKDTVEEAIAYAGSNAEGVDSQIDLESVNLEEETEEDTEPDETETNGEDRETEAEDETESGEKETEEEKEESQEDSEADYDKIVDQSISDAKEEIGDLQEPDFDALIEAEEDNKERKTFLEWLENQE; encoded by the coding sequence ATGGTACAGCCAACGCCAAAACACTTGACTCGAGAAGAAAAAGAAGAAGTAGTCGAACAGATGGAGGAACAGATCGAAGAACACCCTGTTGTAGGGATTCTCGACATGCATAATCTGCCATCCAAACAGCTTCAACAGATCAAGAAAGAGATGAAGGAGTTTGCCAACATCAGGATGGAAAGAAAGACATTGATGAAACTAGCTGTAGAAAACGCTGGAAAGGAAGAAATCGACCAGCTTGAGGAAAACAATGCAACACAGCCAGCTTTCATCTTCTCAAACAAGGATCCCTTCCAGCTGTACTCTCTGATACAGCAGAATAAGTCATCGGCTGCAGCACAAGGAGGAGAACAAGCACCTGATGACATTGAAATCCCTGAAGGAGATACAGGAATCGGGCCAGGACCTATGCTTGGAAAACTACAGGGAGCAGGACTTCAAGTACAGGTAGATGATGGATCGATTCACGTACAGAAACCGGGTATCATCGTCGAGAGAGAAGAAACAATTACAGCGGACGATGCAGAAATCCTGAATCAGGTCGGACTTGAACCTCTTGAGATCGGACTAGACCTGGACATCGCCTACAGCCAGGGAGAGATCTTCACGTCAAAAGAACTTGACATTGATGTAGAAGAGTACAGAAATGATCTTGAAGCAGCATCAAGCCTCGCATTCAACCTCGCGGTTAACGCCGAGATTGTCAAAGAGACAACCGCACCAGCAATAGTCTCAAAGGCATCAAGAAAGTCCAAAAACCTTGCTGTCAGTGAAGGACTTCCAATCAAGGATACAGTTGAAGAAGCAATCGCCTACGCAGGAAGTAACGCGGAAGGAGTCGACTCACAGATCGATCTTGAATCAGTCAACCTTGAAGAAGAAACAGAAGAGGACACGGAACCCGATGAAACAGAAACCAACGGGGAAGACAGGGAAACAGAAGCTGAAGATGAAACAGAGTCGGGAGAAAAAGAAACTGAAGAAGAAAAGGAAGAAAGCCAAGAAGACTCTGAAGCCGACTACGATAAAATAGTCGATCAGTCAATTAGTGATGCCAAAGAAGAAATCGGAGACCTCCAGGAACCTGACTTCGATGCACTTATCGAAGCAGAGGAAGATAACAAGGAAAGAAAGACATTCCTGGAATGGCTAGAAAATCAAGAATAA
- a CDS encoding 50S ribosomal protein L1: MDFETTVEQAVKNSEDRNFTESIDLIINFRDLDLSDPENRFNEDFKLPYQADEEVKIAVIGDSITQNAENADRTVSSDELEEMYDNPDEAKDLAEEFSFLIAEAPLMPKIGQQLGQVFGPRNMMPDPMPPGSDPTDSIEDLKNTVTLRLKEEPLLQIKIGKEDYEFDKVQRNASSVYEFIEGQLPKGDNNIKSVMIKTTMGSPEEVK, from the coding sequence ATGGATTTTGAGACAACAGTCGAACAAGCAGTAAAGAACTCTGAAGATCGAAACTTTACAGAATCAATCGACCTGATAATCAATTTCAGAGACCTAGATCTTTCAGACCCTGAAAACCGTTTCAACGAAGACTTCAAGCTTCCATATCAGGCAGATGAAGAAGTCAAGATCGCGGTAATCGGAGACTCAATCACACAGAACGCAGAAAACGCGGATAGAACGGTCAGCAGCGATGAACTCGAGGAAATGTATGACAATCCGGACGAGGCAAAAGATCTTGCGGAAGAGTTCTCATTCCTGATTGCGGAAGCACCTCTAATGCCTAAGATCGGTCAGCAGCTGGGACAGGTATTCGGACCACGAAACATGATGCCAGATCCAATGCCCCCAGGTTCTGACCCAACAGACAGTATTGAAGATCTGAAAAACACAGTAACATTAAGACTGAAAGAGGAACCGCTTCTACAGATCAAGATTGGAAAAGAGGATTACGAGTTCGATAAAGTTCAGAGAAACGCATCTTCGGTATATGAATTTATTGAAGGACAGCTTCCAAAAGGAGACAACAACATCAAATCAGTGATGATAAAGACAACCATGGGTTCACCTGAGGAGGTGAAGTAA
- a CDS encoding 50S ribosomal protein L11, producing MGDTTTIETLVEGGSASAGPPLGPELGPLPTDVGEVVSAINEKTKDFEGMEVPVTVEVDEETGEFEVKVGKPPVAQLVFDELGIDGGSGEPNKNKIADMEFETACKVARMKASDLLAMDLRGAVKEVIGSTQAAGITVDGKDAYDIQQEIDEGKYDDRLEAEEGI from the coding sequence ATGGGAGACACAACCACTATCGAAACATTGGTGGAAGGAGGATCAGCCTCCGCAGGACCTCCTCTAGGACCAGAACTCGGGCCTTTGCCCACAGACGTAGGGGAAGTCGTGTCAGCAATTAACGAAAAAACCAAGGACTTTGAAGGCATGGAAGTGCCCGTAACTGTAGAAGTCGATGAGGAAACAGGTGAATTCGAGGTAAAAGTCGGAAAACCGCCTGTAGCCCAGCTAGTCTTCGACGAACTGGGAATCGACGGCGGATCAGGAGAACCGAACAAAAACAAGATAGCGGACATGGAGTTTGAAACTGCATGTAAAGTCGCAAGGATGAAAGCCTCTGATCTACTCGCAATGGATCTGAGAGGAGCTGTTAAAGAGGTAATTGGTTCTACACAGGCCGCAGGAATAACAGTAGACGGGAAAGATGCCTATGATATCCAGCAGGAAATCGATGAAGGCAAATACGATGATCGGCTAGAAGCCGAGGAAGGAATCTAG
- a CDS encoding transcription elongation factor Spt5 — MILTGKTTRGREKNAIEAVKSKVKAENLDIKAVFHPQDLKGYIFIEGKEGDIQKLTDDIRNLRGIIEEEVDIEKIEKYLDEEEEDIKLEEGDTVEVVGGAFKGEEAKINRVDETNREVTVELIDAAVPIPTTVDIDTVRKKASAN, encoded by the coding sequence ATGATACTTACCGGAAAAACAACACGAGGACGAGAGAAAAACGCCATAGAGGCGGTCAAAAGCAAGGTTAAAGCTGAAAACCTTGACATAAAAGCAGTTTTCCACCCCCAAGATCTGAAAGGATACATATTCATTGAGGGAAAGGAAGGAGATATCCAGAAACTGACCGATGATATCAGAAACCTCAGAGGAATAATCGAAGAAGAAGTAGATATAGAAAAAATTGAGAAATATCTTGATGAAGAGGAAGAAGATATCAAACTGGAAGAAGGCGATACCGTTGAAGTAGTCGGCGGAGCATTCAAAGGAGAAGAAGCCAAGATCAACAGGGTTGACGAAACCAACAGAGAAGTAACAGTAGAACTTATCGATGCTGCAGTACCTATACCGACAACAGTAGACATCGACACAGTAAGAAAAAAAGCATCAGCGAACTGA
- a CDS encoding protein translocase SEC61 complex subunit gamma — protein sequence MEFKPRKWKNQLKSKLNEYKRVLKISTKPDREEFEMAAKVTGAGMLIIGLMGFIMYLIANLLPQYV from the coding sequence ATGGAGTTCAAACCCCGCAAGTGGAAAAACCAGCTAAAAAGTAAACTTAACGAGTACAAAAGAGTGCTCAAGATTTCAACGAAGCCGGATAGAGAAGAGTTTGAGATGGCTGCGAAAGTCACAGGTGCGGGAATGCTGATAATCGGCCTAATGGGCTTTATCATGTATTTGATAGCTAACCTGTTACCACAGTACGTCTGA
- the ftsZ gene encoding cell division protein FtsZ: MEDKIQQAKQDNSGNVPQSKQKKHDIDDELEELIEKRKADIKVIGSGGAGNNTISRLVEVGIEGCETVAMNTDAQDLLYANADKKVLIGKELTGGLGAGADPKVGEESAKESQQKVKESVKGADMVFVTCGLGGGTGTGSAPVIAQQAKKEGALTVGIVTLPFEMEGQSRRENAEYGLEMLEDTVDTLIVIPNDKLLEIVPDVSLNTAFKIADEILVNAVKGVTELVTKPGLVNLDFADIRAVMGEGGIAMIGMGQSDTDSRAREAVQKALSNPLLDVNIEGGRGALVNVTGGTSLSLNEAQEVVNTVSDKLDDSAKVIWGAQVREDMDSTLQSMIIVTGVDSPQIYGPEKTHSDEYEEEIEQELGVEFI; the protein is encoded by the coding sequence ATGGAAGACAAGATACAACAGGCGAAGCAGGATAACTCAGGCAACGTACCGCAGTCAAAGCAGAAAAAACATGATATTGACGATGAACTGGAAGAATTAATTGAAAAGAGAAAGGCAGACATCAAAGTAATCGGCTCAGGAGGCGCAGGGAACAACACAATCTCCAGACTTGTTGAAGTCGGTATCGAGGGATGTGAAACGGTCGCAATGAATACCGACGCACAGGATCTTCTTTATGCAAATGCTGACAAAAAGGTCCTTATCGGAAAAGAGCTTACAGGAGGACTCGGAGCAGGAGCAGATCCTAAAGTAGGAGAAGAATCTGCAAAAGAATCACAGCAGAAAGTTAAGGAATCCGTCAAAGGCGCAGACATGGTATTCGTAACATGCGGCCTCGGAGGAGGAACCGGAACAGGATCAGCACCAGTAATCGCACAGCAAGCCAAGAAAGAAGGCGCACTAACAGTAGGTATTGTAACATTGCCTTTCGAGATGGAAGGACAGTCAAGAAGAGAGAACGCAGAGTACGGACTTGAAATGCTCGAAGATACTGTAGATACACTAATTGTAATTCCAAACGATAAACTACTTGAAATCGTTCCAGATGTCTCACTTAATACAGCATTCAAGATAGCGGACGAAATTCTCGTAAATGCAGTTAAAGGCGTAACAGAACTTGTTACAAAACCCGGGCTGGTCAACCTTGACTTCGCAGATATACGTGCTGTAATGGGAGAAGGAGGAATCGCCATGATCGGAATGGGTCAAAGCGATACAGACTCAAGAGCAAGAGAAGCAGTTCAGAAAGCACTTTCCAATCCTCTACTCGACGTGAACATTGAGGGTGGAAGGGGAGCACTAGTAAACGTGACAGGAGGAACATCACTCTCACTCAACGAAGCTCAGGAAGTTGTCAACACGGTAAGCGACAAACTTGATGACTCCGCAAAGGTTATATGGGGAGCACAGGTCAGAGAAGATATGGACTCAACACTCCAGTCAATGATCATCGTAACAGGAGTAGATTCACCTCAGATCTACGGACCTGAAAAGACTCACAGCGACGAATACGAGGAAGAAATCGAACAGGAACTAGGAGTAGAGTTCATCTAG
- a CDS encoding peptidylprolyl isomerase: MEKGDMVLVDYIGKADGEIFDLTVEEKAQEEGMSRGKDFKPAPVLIGKNYVIEGFEEALLDMEVGDQKEAEISSEKAYGERDSDAVKTYPEKEFKKQGIQVRTGEELKIGNRRGKVVSKGSGRVRIDFNHPLAGKDLKYDIRVKEKVEDDEEIAKHIMDYRIGHGSEDMEFEGEKVKVPGMYSHEDHEHELPEEAREKLTKEMTEYTGFEEVEFTK, translated from the coding sequence ATGGAAAAAGGCGACATGGTACTCGTGGACTATATCGGAAAGGCGGATGGCGAAATCTTTGATCTAACAGTGGAGGAGAAAGCACAAGAAGAGGGAATGAGTAGAGGTAAAGATTTCAAACCGGCTCCTGTACTTATCGGAAAGAACTATGTAATTGAAGGATTTGAGGAGGCACTGCTCGACATGGAAGTCGGAGACCAGAAGGAAGCAGAAATCTCATCAGAAAAGGCATACGGAGAAAGAGACTCTGATGCGGTTAAAACCTATCCTGAAAAAGAATTCAAGAAACAGGGTATACAGGTGAGGACGGGAGAAGAACTGAAGATTGGAAACAGGAGAGGAAAAGTAGTATCAAAGGGATCAGGTAGAGTAAGAATCGATTTTAACCATCCTCTCGCAGGAAAAGACCTAAAATACGATATAAGAGTAAAAGAGAAAGTTGAAGATGACGAGGAGATCGCAAAGCACATCATGGATTACCGGATCGGCCACGGCTCCGAAGACATGGAGTTCGAGGGAGAAAAGGTTAAAGTCCCTGGAATGTACTCTCATGAGGACCACGAACACGAGCTACCGGAAGAGGCCCGGGAGAAACTAACTAAAGAGATGACTGAGTACACCGGTTTCGAGGAAGTCGAGTTTACCAAGTAA
- the leuS gene encoding leucine--tRNA ligase, translating into MDQDFADKLNSIESKWQEIWDEEKIFEPDPNNDDKFFITVAYPYPSGGMHIGHVSTYTLPDVFARYKRMQGYNVLFPMSWHVTGTPIIGALERLQKGEEKQIEVLRDVYDVPEEEMESWEEPMDYANYFIENSYKKNMKNLGFSVDWRREFNTSQEQYNRFIEWQYRKLREKGLVKQGLHPTKYCLNDKNPVTTHDLLEGESAEKQEYSLVKFEKEDYVFPMATLRPETVFGVTHTLVNPEVDYVTTEVDGENWVVSEEAAEKLKHQDREIEITGEISGSELVGETLKNPVTGESVLMLPASFVGSDSGTGLVMSVPAHAPYDWISLKDIQRDEALLDEYGINPEAVQEIEPKTIINVEGFDDIPAREACEEYGVESQEDEEALEKATEEIYDKEFHTGTLNANCQDFASEKVNAVKDRLTEQFENQGKFDSMYDFSEEVVCRCGGKVIVSMQDSWFLEYGDKGWKDKTDKCLNNLELIPENTIDEFEHTINWLESWPCIRNYGLGTRLPFDGEFVIEPLSDSTIYMAFYTIRHIIEDVDAEKLQPGFFDYVFRDEGELDKVSENTGIEESVIREAKESFDYWYPLDWRTTAEEHIQNHLTFMMFHHAAIFEEENWPQGIAIWGMGLLEGEKMSTSKGHVVPADEALDKYGADTSRFFLFASVEPWQDFDWKSEEVKDYRTKLKKFYDRTLELHGKGVEREHNNLDRYVISRLNKIKREATEGLEEFQTRKAGLKAFFELNSLINTYISRSDELNAKVVEEALETQIKLMAPFTPHICEELWNETGHETLVSEEDWPEIDEEKIDEEIERAQEFIENTVSDIRELSEIVDGFATVRIITAENWKRELFQEMNEVIEERPEFGEAMNRLIEGRKEYAETVKKLLREYMDDPGAMPEEVFSSEREVEILEDNREFIEEEFNVDIVIETEEESGEEKASRAEPGKPAIVME; encoded by the coding sequence ATGGATCAGGACTTTGCCGATAAACTCAATTCAATTGAAAGTAAATGGCAGGAAATATGGGATGAAGAGAAAATATTCGAACCAGATCCGAACAATGATGATAAATTCTTCATAACTGTGGCCTATCCTTACCCGAGCGGCGGAATGCATATCGGCCATGTCTCCACTTATACTCTGCCAGATGTTTTCGCACGCTACAAGAGAATGCAGGGATACAACGTTCTGTTCCCGATGTCATGGCATGTCACAGGCACACCAATAATTGGAGCTCTGGAAAGGCTTCAGAAAGGAGAGGAGAAACAGATTGAAGTTCTCAGGGATGTATACGATGTCCCGGAAGAGGAAATGGAGAGCTGGGAGGAGCCGATGGATTATGCTAACTACTTCATCGAAAACTCTTACAAGAAGAACATGAAGAATCTCGGTTTCTCCGTTGACTGGCGCCGAGAATTCAACACCAGCCAGGAACAGTATAACAGGTTTATCGAGTGGCAGTACAGGAAATTGAGGGAAAAAGGTCTGGTAAAACAGGGCCTCCATCCTACAAAGTACTGTCTAAACGATAAGAATCCTGTCACAACACACGACTTACTTGAAGGAGAAAGCGCTGAGAAGCAGGAGTACTCGCTTGTCAAGTTCGAGAAAGAAGATTATGTATTTCCGATGGCTACTCTCCGACCTGAAACCGTTTTCGGAGTAACTCATACACTGGTTAATCCGGAAGTGGATTACGTAACGACAGAAGTCGACGGGGAGAACTGGGTTGTCTCGGAAGAAGCAGCTGAGAAGCTCAAACACCAAGATAGAGAGATTGAGATAACCGGAGAGATCTCAGGTTCAGAGCTAGTTGGAGAGACCTTGAAGAACCCGGTTACAGGCGAATCGGTGCTGATGCTTCCTGCATCATTTGTTGGCTCGGACTCAGGTACAGGGCTTGTAATGTCTGTCCCGGCACATGCTCCTTACGATTGGATCTCACTCAAAGATATTCAGAGAGACGAAGCTCTCCTCGACGAGTATGGAATTAATCCAGAAGCTGTACAGGAAATTGAACCTAAAACTATAATCAACGTCGAAGGATTTGACGATATCCCGGCAAGAGAAGCATGTGAAGAGTACGGAGTCGAATCACAGGAAGATGAAGAAGCACTTGAGAAAGCAACTGAAGAGATATACGATAAAGAGTTCCACACCGGAACTTTGAACGCAAACTGCCAGGACTTCGCCTCTGAAAAAGTCAATGCCGTCAAAGATAGACTCACCGAGCAGTTCGAGAACCAGGGCAAATTCGACTCCATGTACGACTTCTCAGAAGAAGTCGTCTGTCGATGCGGAGGAAAAGTAATAGTCTCGATGCAGGACTCATGGTTCCTCGAATACGGCGACAAAGGGTGGAAGGACAAGACTGATAAATGCCTCAACAATCTCGAATTGATACCGGAAAACACAATAGATGAATTTGAACACACGATAAACTGGCTTGAATCCTGGCCATGCATCAGGAACTACGGTCTCGGAACCAGGCTGCCGTTTGACGGTGAATTCGTTATAGAACCTCTCTCCGATTCCACCATCTACATGGCTTTTTACACCATCAGACATATAATCGAAGATGTTGATGCCGAAAAACTTCAACCGGGGTTCTTCGACTATGTCTTCAGAGATGAAGGAGAATTAGACAAGGTTTCTGAAAACACAGGTATCGAAGAATCAGTAATAAGAGAAGCAAAGGAGAGCTTTGATTACTGGTATCCTCTCGACTGGAGAACTACAGCTGAGGAACACATTCAGAATCATCTCACATTCATGATGTTCCACCATGCAGCCATATTCGAGGAAGAGAACTGGCCACAGGGAATAGCTATCTGGGGAATGGGTCTACTTGAAGGAGAGAAAATGTCTACCTCAAAAGGGCATGTGGTGCCAGCGGATGAAGCACTAGATAAATACGGCGCGGATACATCCCGATTCTTCCTTTTCGCCTCAGTTGAACCATGGCAGGACTTTGACTGGAAATCAGAGGAAGTAAAAGACTACAGAACCAAGCTGAAAAAATTCTATGATAGAACCCTTGAACTTCATGGCAAAGGAGTTGAAAGAGAACACAACAACCTTGACAGGTATGTTATTTCAAGGCTAAATAAGATTAAGAGAGAAGCGACGGAAGGACTTGAAGAGTTCCAGACCAGAAAAGCCGGTCTAAAAGCATTCTTCGAGCTTAACTCGCTGATTAACACTTATATTAGCCGAAGCGATGAGCTAAACGCCAAGGTAGTTGAAGAAGCATTAGAGACCCAGATCAAATTGATGGCTCCTTTCACACCACACATATGTGAGGAGCTGTGGAATGAAACCGGGCATGAAACACTTGTCTCTGAAGAGGACTGGCCGGAAATTGATGAGGAAAAGATAGATGAAGAGATTGAGAGAGCTCAGGAGTTCATAGAAAACACGGTCAGCGATATCAGAGAATTATCGGAGATTGTTGATGGTTTCGCAACTGTAAGAATCATAACCGCGGAGAACTGGAAACGAGAGCTCTTTCAGGAAATGAATGAAGTAATCGAAGAAAGACCGGAGTTTGGAGAAGCAATGAACCGACTTATAGAAGGAAGAAAGGAATACGCAGAGACTGTCAAGAAACTTCTCCGAGAATATATGGATGATCCTGGAGCGATGCCTGAAGAAGTCTTCAGCTCGGAAAGAGAAGTGGAGATTCTTGAAGATAACAGAGAGTTCATCGAGGAAGAGTTCAATGTCGATATTGTAATAGAGACAGAGGAAGAATCTGGAGAGGAAAAAGCTTCAAGAGCGGAGCCTGGGAAACCTGCGATAGTGATGGAGTAA
- a CDS encoding septum site-determining protein MinD — protein sequence MTRLVCVSSGKGGTGKTTVTSNLGAALTQFGTDTIVLDANLTNPNLGFHLGIPLYPNTLHDVLKGNAHITEAMYIHNSGLRVVPAGLSIEDLVDTSPENLSDVLLDTVGEPDFVLVDSAAGLGSESINAIEASDEVLVVTNPNLPAVTDALKTVNIAEEAGTDVLGIVVNRKTGHESELDEDEIESMLGHEVIMEVPEHEKVQEALAVKKPMVHHDPDHHVSERFKGVAAEVAGLEYEPDLREEGFFTKIVDKLR from the coding sequence ATGACCCGCCTTGTATGTGTTAGTAGTGGTAAAGGAGGCACAGGGAAAACCACAGTAACTTCCAACTTAGGAGCTGCATTAACCCAGTTCGGTACGGATACTATTGTTCTGGACGCCAATCTTACCAACCCCAATCTAGGTTTTCATCTAGGAATTCCGTTATATCCGAATACTCTTCATGATGTTTTGAAGGGCAATGCACACATAACCGAGGCAATGTATATCCACAATTCGGGTCTGAGAGTTGTGCCGGCAGGTCTTTCAATCGAGGATCTTGTTGATACCTCACCTGAGAACCTGAGTGATGTTTTACTTGATACTGTCGGAGAACCTGATTTTGTTCTTGTAGACTCAGCAGCAGGTCTGGGAAGCGAATCAATCAACGCTATTGAGGCATCAGATGAAGTTTTAGTCGTCACCAATCCTAATCTTCCAGCGGTTACTGATGCTCTTAAGACGGTTAATATAGCTGAGGAGGCAGGTACTGATGTTCTTGGAATTGTTGTTAACCGGAAGACAGGTCATGAATCGGAACTGGATGAAGACGAGATCGAGTCTATGCTCGGCCATGAAGTAATAATGGAGGTGCCTGAACACGAGAAGGTCCAGGAAGCGCTTGCAGTCAAGAAGCCTATGGTTCATCATGACCCTGACCACCATGTTTCGGAAAGGTTCAAGGGTGTAGCAGCTGAGGTAGCAGGCCTTGAATACGAACCGGATCTGAGAGAAGAAGGCTTTTTCACTAAGATAGTAGATAAGTTAAGATAG
- a CDS encoding metal-dependent phosphohydrolase: MDIQDAVHGYINLSEEEKKIVDSPAFQRLRRIRQLGFTSLIYPSATHTRFQHSLGVTHLTGKFADSLNLKHEKRKELRLAALFHDTGHGPFSHVSEMMSKQYGVSHEDFSCEVIDRLEDLYSADKYRLHRIIRGDLEIGQIVAGDIDADRMDYLIRDAHATGVKHGEIDVDTIIRLAEIDSRRLVYDEKAVTSLESLLASRFHMTKSVYKHHAVEIAEKMIQRALDNHLEDNRLERIMRLDDYDAHNELLESEGVSHKLYERVKNRKLYKRAFIYRGDQEELKHLEQRIDSPEEIEREIAERAGVRPHEVIVDPPSTPGITDFGINIKKSNGEVVNMSDISRFPDMLSEAEWQTVDLKVFSPEEVREEVGEAASEKVNNMIK; the protein is encoded by the coding sequence ATGGATATTCAGGATGCAGTCCATGGCTACATAAACCTCAGCGAAGAGGAGAAAAAGATAGTTGATTCTCCAGCATTTCAGAGGCTGAGAAGAATCAGGCAGCTGGGATTTACATCACTGATTTACCCCTCTGCCACACATACCCGGTTCCAGCACTCACTGGGAGTTACGCATCTGACCGGAAAGTTCGCTGACAGCCTGAACCTTAAACATGAGAAAAGAAAGGAACTTAGACTTGCTGCATTATTCCACGATACTGGCCACGGACCGTTCTCCCATGTCAGCGAAATGATGTCAAAACAGTATGGGGTTTCACACGAAGATTTCTCCTGTGAGGTTATTGACCGACTTGAGGATCTATACTCCGCGGATAAATACCGGTTGCACAGGATAATCAGAGGAGATCTGGAGATCGGACAGATAGTAGCCGGAGATATAGATGCGGATAGAATGGATTATCTTATCCGGGATGCTCACGCTACAGGAGTAAAGCACGGAGAGATAGACGTTGATACTATTATACGGTTAGCAGAGATAGACTCACGTAGACTTGTATATGATGAAAAAGCGGTTACATCACTGGAATCACTGCTCGCATCCCGTTTCCATATGACTAAATCTGTTTACAAACATCACGCAGTGGAAATTGCAGAGAAAATGATTCAGAGAGCTCTGGACAACCATCTTGAGGATAACCGTCTAGAGAGGATCATGAGGCTGGATGACTATGATGCCCACAATGAACTCCTGGAATCAGAAGGTGTGTCGCATAAATTGTACGAGAGAGTGAAGAACCGCAAACTGTACAAAAGAGCGTTTATATACAGAGGAGATCAGGAAGAGCTCAAACATCTGGAGCAGAGAATAGACAGCCCTGAGGAGATAGAAAGGGAAATAGCGGAGAGAGCTGGAGTCAGACCTCATGAAGTTATAGTGGATCCTCCGTCAACACCCGGAATAACCGATTTCGGTATCAATATAAAGAAAAGTAATGGAGAAGTCGTCAATATGTCAGATATATCCCGTTTCCCGGATATGCTATCAGAGGCGGAATGGCAGACTGTTGACCTGAAAGTCTTTTCTCCCGAAGAAGTCAGAGAAGAAGTTGGAGAAGCTGCATCGGAAAAAGTAAATAACATGATCAAATAG
- a CDS encoding alpha/beta hydrolase: MTDKHLIEIEENEEVSAVHHESGSDKWIFFCHGFGSDKEGSYKIRCERAVEEGRNAVRFDFRGNGESDGDFIDQNLSSKMNDLKAVINFFEPGSYVLFGMSFGGKVVFHSAPELEPEAVIGKSPVTYNKTMEKFRSVIEEKGEYTHFGDKTIDHRFVDDLKKNRFKEVTEQLEVPVAFYHGREDTTVHPEYTWKAAQNLEKNTRVEMFEGEKHKMSDEANGKLLNSMLQWLESI; this comes from the coding sequence ATGACAGATAAACACCTTATTGAGATCGAGGAAAATGAGGAAGTCTCTGCAGTACATCATGAATCCGGTTCTGATAAATGGATCTTCTTCTGCCATGGATTCGGAAGTGACAAAGAAGGAAGTTACAAGATAAGATGCGAAAGAGCTGTTGAGGAGGGCCGGAACGCTGTCAGGTTCGACTTCAGAGGTAACGGAGAATCGGATGGCGATTTCATAGATCAGAACCTGAGCTCGAAGATGAATGATTTGAAAGCAGTAATTAACTTCTTTGAACCGGGAAGCTACGTTCTATTCGGCATGAGTTTTGGAGGTAAAGTTGTCTTTCATTCAGCACCAGAACTTGAACCCGAGGCGGTAATTGGGAAGTCACCCGTTACCTATAATAAGACGATGGAGAAGTTCAGATCAGTTATAGAGGAGAAAGGAGAATACACACATTTTGGAGACAAGACTATAGATCATCGATTCGTTGATGACCTAAAAAAGAATAGGTTTAAGGAAGTAACAGAACAGTTGGAAGTTCCGGTCGCCTTCTACCATGGCAGGGAAGATACAACCGTACACCCAGAATATACATGGAAAGCGGCACAGAACCTGGAAAAGAATACGAGAGTTGAGATGTTCGAAGGAGAAAAACACAAGATGTCAGATGAAGCGAACGGTAAACTCCTCAACTCGATGTTACAGTGGCTGGAAAGTATCTAG